Proteins found in one Nitrospiria bacterium genomic segment:
- a CDS encoding energy transducer TonB, which translates to MRYPAAVRLSEIAKINQIGPAFLLSLALHGALISVSLIATVHRFIPHRPQIFEVILADWPREKSVGIPTPTPPETPSRPVQRPRPNLETPKVVHPEPVQETQPTMNPEIQSLAENPPVQFPIQSASTQSQVPDALQNHPASQDPAGRSLTPPQFDAAYLENPKPKYPATARKLGIQGTVVLRVFISVEGNPAEIRVEKSSGHPVLDQAALTAVKKWRFDPAHEGEAPVAAWVDVPIRFRLE; encoded by the coding sequence ATGCGATACCCGGCGGCAGTCAGGTTGAGTGAAATAGCGAAAATTAATCAGATCGGGCCGGCCTTCCTGCTTTCGCTCGCGTTGCACGGCGCATTAATATCGGTCTCGCTGATCGCCACCGTTCACCGGTTTATACCGCACCGGCCGCAGATTTTCGAGGTGATCCTGGCCGATTGGCCGAGGGAAAAATCGGTGGGAATTCCTACCCCGACACCGCCGGAAACCCCGAGCCGCCCGGTGCAACGACCTCGTCCTAATCTGGAAACACCCAAGGTCGTTCATCCAGAGCCCGTTCAGGAAACTCAGCCGACAATGAATCCAGAAATCCAATCCTTGGCGGAAAATCCACCGGTCCAATTCCCTATTCAAAGTGCCTCCACCCAATCGCAGGTACCGGACGCCTTGCAAAACCACCCGGCCTCTCAAGACCCGGCCGGTCGGTCTCTCACGCCACCGCAATTTGACGCAGCCTATCTCGAAAATCCAAAGCCCAAGTATCCGGCCACTGCGCGAAAGCTCGGGATTCAGGGAACGGTCGTTCTTCGGGTTTTTATCAGCGTGGAAGGGAACCCGGCCGAAATCCGGGTTGAAAAGAGTTCAGGTCACCCTGTGCTCGACCAAGCGGCACTGACGGCCGTGAAAAAATGGAGGTTTGACCCAGCACACGAGGGCGAAGCACCGGTCGCCGCATGGGTCGATGTTCCGATTCGATTCCGACTTGAATAA
- the nikR gene encoding nickel-responsive transcriptional regulator NikR: MKKTIRFGVSLDHHLLEGFDRLIRDKKYVNRSEAIRDLIRDQLVEEEWKFGEKVVGTITIVYDHDVRELGETLAHLQHQYHKAVQSTLHVHLDERNCMEVLVVMGKGAAVRAIADRLIGTKGVKHGKLTMTTTGKALS; this comes from the coding sequence ATGAAGAAAACCATCCGCTTCGGCGTTTCTCTGGACCATCATCTCCTCGAAGGGTTCGACCGACTGATCAGGGATAAAAAATACGTCAACCGGTCCGAGGCGATCCGGGACCTGATCCGGGATCAACTGGTGGAAGAGGAATGGAAATTCGGGGAAAAGGTCGTCGGGACGATCACGATCGTCTATGACCACGATGTCCGCGAATTGGGCGAGACCTTGGCCCACCTTCAGCACCAATATCACAAAGCGGTCCAATCCACCCTCCACGTTCATCTGGATGAACGGAACTGCATGGAGGTGCTCGTCGTGATGGGAAAAGGAGCGGCGGTCCGGGCGATCGCGGATCGACTCATCGGAACCAAGGGGGTTAAGCACGGAAAGCTGACGATGACCACAACCGGAAAGGCGCTCTCATGA